One region of Vidua chalybeata isolate OUT-0048 chromosome 26, bVidCha1 merged haplotype, whole genome shotgun sequence genomic DNA includes:
- the ERBB2 gene encoding receptor tyrosine-protein kinase erbB-2 isoform X1: MIAAGGCLGAGLLLLAALCPPAAAEVCTGTDMKLLRPSSPESHYETLRHLYQGCQVVQGNLELTYLPADADTSFLKDIKEVQGYVLIAENQVSGLELQSLRIIRGTQLFQDRYALAVVGNAGPTGTPGLRQLGMRHLTEILKGGVRIERNPELCFQETILWSDIFHRHNEFRAEIQVESARTRSCPDCRALCAEGHCWGEGKQDCQTLTNSICHGCPRCKGTKPTDCCHEQCAAGCTGPKHSDCLACLNFNRSGICELHCPPLVVYNSDTFESMPNPDGRYTFGASCVSQCPYNYLATEVGSCTLVCPQNSQEVTVNNVQKCEKCSKPCPEVCYGLGVDFLKGVRAVNASNIQHFSGCTKIFGSLAFLPETFAGDPSTNTPPLDPKLLRIFESLEELTGFLYIAAWPPDMKDLGVFQNLRVIRGRVLHNGAYSLTLRDLAVQALGLRALQEISSGMVLVHHNPQLCFLQKVPWHSIFRNPRQRLFQTHNKPPEQCESEGLVCFHLCAQGHCWGPGPTQCVACERFLRGQECVASCNLLDGAVREHANGTRCLPCHPECQPQNGTETCFGSDPDQCVACAHYKDAQQCVRRCPSGVKADASFVPVWKYPDEFGVCQLCPTNCTHSCTIRDEDGCPVDQKPSQVTSIIAGVVGALLVIVLLLITVICVKRRRQQERKHTMRRLLQETELVEPLTPSGALPNQAQMRILKETELKKVKVLGSGAFGTVYKGIWIPDGESVKIPVAIKVLRENTSPKANKEILDEAYVMAGVGSPYVSRLLGICLTSTVQLVTQLMPYGCLLDYVRENKDHIGSQDLLNWCVQIAKGMSYLEEVRLVHRDLAARNVLVKSPNHVKITDFGLARLLDIDETEYHADGGKVPIKWMALESILRRRFTHQSDVWSYGVTVWELMTFGAKPYDGIPAREIPDLLEKGERLPQPPICTIDVYMIMVKCWMIDSECRPKFRELVTEFSRMARDPQRFVVIQNDLVGLPGSMDSTFYRALLDEEDMDDLVDAEEYLVPHHGFFSTDTSTTYRSRISSMRSTAESPAKVEEGEGLASFPFPAQGLAEGPEGPVPEVPDGDKVALQSPPGREPAALPRYSEDPTGLTAKDGEDPECFTVPAPHSTMPEYVNQAEERPPRAPPSPPDKPKGHQGKNGLIKDPKNSFPGPFGHAVENPEYLAPHGTPTPGPFSQAFDNPYYWNQDPAKGGGPEGGPGTTPTAENPEYLGLAGPDTTAV; the protein is encoded by the exons ATGATCGCGGCCGGGGGCTGCCTCGGCgccgggctgctgctgctggccgcCCTCTgcccccccgccgccgctgAAG TCTGCACCGGCACCGACATGAAGCTGCTGCGTCCCTCCAGCCCCGAGAGCCACTACGAGACCCTGCGGCACCTCTACCAGGGCTGCCAGGTAGTCCAGGGCAACCTGGAGCTCACCTACCTGCCCGCCGACGCCGACACCTCCTTCCTCAAG GACATCAAGGAGGTGCAGGGGTACGTGCTGATCGCGGAGAACCAAGTGAgcgggctggagctgcagagcctgcgCATCATCCGCGGCACGCAGCTCTTCCAGGACCGCTACGCCCTGGCTGTGGTGGGCAACGCCGGCCCCACCGGCACGCCGGGGCTGCGCCAGCTCGGCATGAGGCACCTCACAG AGATCCTGAAGGGAGGGGTGCGCATCGAGAGGAACCCCGAGCTGTGTTTCCAGGAGACCATCCTCTGGAGCGACATCTTCCACCGGCACAACGAGTTCCGTGCCGAGATCCAGGTGGAGAGCGCCCGCACCCGCAGCT GTCCCGACTGCCGGGCGCTCTGTGCCgaggggcactgctggggcgAGGGCAAACAGGACTGCCAGACAT tgaccaACAGCATCTGCCACGGCTGCCCACGCTGCAAGGGCACGAAGCCCACGGACTGTTGCCACGAGCAGTGCGCCGCCGGCTGCACCGGCCCCAAGCACTCCGACTGCCTG gcaTGCCTGAACTTCAACCGGAGCGGGATCTGCGAGCTGCACTGCCCCCCACTCGTCGTCTACAACTCGGACACCTTCGAGTCGATGCCCAACCCTGACGGGCGCTACACCTTTGGTGCCAGCTGTGTCAGCCAGTGTCCCT ACAACTACCTCGCCACGGAGGTGGGGTCCTGCACCCTCGTGTGCCCCCAGAACAGCCAGGAGGTCACGGTCAACAACGTCCAGAAGTGTGAGAAGTGCAGCAAACCCTGCCCGGAGG TGTGCTACGGGCTGGGAGTGGATTTCCTGAAGGGCGTCCGTGCCGTGAACGCCTCCAACATCCAGCACTTCTCCGGCTGCACCAAGATTTTTGGGAGCCTGGCTTTCCTGCCCGAGACCTTCGCTGG GGACCCCAGCACCAACACCCCACCCCTGGACCCCAAACTGCTGCGGATCTTCGagagcctggaggagctgacGG GCTTCCTCTACATCGCGGCCTGGCCACCTGACATGAAGGACCTGGGAGTCTTCCAAAACCTGCGCGTGATCCGGGGCCGGGTGCTGCACAA CGGCGCCTACTCACTGACGCTGCGGGACCTGGCGGTGCAGGCGCTGGGGCTTCGGGCCCTGCAGGAGATCAGCAGCGGGATGGTGCTGGTGCACCACaacccccagctctgcttcctccagaaggtgccctggcacagcatcTTCCGCAACCCCCGCCAGCGCCTCTTCCAGACCCACAACAAGCCCCCCGAGCAGTGCG AGAGCGAGGGGCTGGTTTGTTTCCACCTctgtgcccaggggcactgctggggcccCGGCCCCACCCAGTGCGTGGCCTGCGAGCGGTTCCTGCGCGGCCAGGAGTGCGTGGCCTCCTGCAACCTCCTGGATGG AGCCGTCCGGGAACACGCCAACGGGACGCGGTGCCTGCCGTGCCACCCCGAGTGCCAGCCCCAGAACGGCACCGAGACCTGCTTCGGATCG GATCCAGACCAGTGCGTGGCCTGTGCCCACTACAAGGATGCCCAGCAGTGTGTGCGGCGCTGCCCCAGCGGCGTCAAGGCCGACGCCTCCTTCGTGCCCGTCTGGAAATACCCGGACGAATTCGGCgtgtgccagctctgccccaccAACTGCACCCACTC gtgcaCGATCCGGGATGAGGACGGGTGTCCCGTGGACCAGAAGCCAAG CCAGGTGACGTCCATCATCGCCGGCGTGGTGGGGGCTCTGCTGGTCATCGTCCTGCTCCTCATCACCGTCATCTGTGTCAAGCGCCGGCGGCAGCAGGAGCGCAAGCACACGATGCGGCGGCTGCTGCAGGAAACCGAG CTGGTGGAGCCACTGACGCCCAGCGGGGCCCTCCCCAACCAAGCCCAGATGAGGATCCTCAAGGAGACGGAGCTCAAGAAAGTGAAAGTTTTGGGTTCTGGTGCTTTTGGCACCGTCTATAAG GGCATCTGGATCCCCGATGGGGAGAGCGTGAAGATCCCAGTGGCCATCAAAGTCTTGCGGGAGAACACATCACCCAAAGCCAACAAGGAGATCCTGGAC GAGGCCTATGTGATGGCAGGGGTGGGCAGCCCCTACGTGTCCCGACTGCTGGGCATCTGCCTGACGTCCACGGTGCAGCTGGTGACGCAGCTGATGCCCTACGGCTGCCTCCTGGACTACGTGCGGGAGAACAAGGACCACATCGGCTCCCAGGACCTGCTCAACTGGTGTGTGCAGATCGCCAAG gggatGAGCTACCTGGAGGAGGTGAGACTGGTGCACCGGGACTTGGCCGCTCGCAATGTCCTCGTCAAGAGCCCCAACCACGTCAAGATCACCGACTTTGGGCTGGCCCGGCTGCTCGACATCGACGAGACCGAGTACCACGCTGATGGTGGCAAG GTCCCCATCAAGTGGATGGCGCTGGAGTCCATCCTCCGCCGGCGCTTCACGCACCAGAGCGATGTCTGGAGTTACG GTGTCACCGTGTGGGAGCTGATGACGTTTGGGGCAAAGCCGTACGACGGGATCCCCGCGCGGGAGATCCCGGACCTGCTGGAGAAGGGCGAGCGGCTGCCGCAGCCGCCCATCTGCACCATCGACGTCTACATGATCATGGTGAAAT gctggatgATTGACTCCGAGTGCCGGCCCAAGTTCCGGGAGCTGGTCACCGAGTTCTCCCGCATGGCCCGCGACCCCCAGCGCTTCGTGGTCATCCAG aACGACCTGGTGGGGCTGCCCGGCTCCATGGACAGCACCTTCTACCGAGCGCTGCTGGATGAGGAGGACATGGACGACCTGGTGGACGCCGAGGAGTACCTGGTGCCTCACCACGGCTTCTTCAGCACCGACACCTCCACCACCTACCGCAGCCGCATCTCCTCCATGCGG AGCACGGCGGAGTCTCCAGCCAAGGTGGAAGAGGGCGAGGGCTTGgcctccttccccttccccgcCCAGGGCCTGGCAGAGGGCCCAGAGGGCCCTGTCCCAGAGGTGCCAGATGGGGACAAGgtggccctgcagagccccccaGGGCGGGAGCCCGCCGCCCTGCCCCGGTACAGCGAGGATCCCACCGGGTTGACGGCCAAGGACGGAGAGGACCCCGAGTGCTTCACCGTCCCAGCCCCCCACAGCACCATGCCAG AGTACGTGAACCAGGCTGAGGAACGTCCGCCCCGGGCCCCCCCATCCCCGCCTGACAAGCCCAAGGGGCACCAGGGGAAGAACGGGCTCATCAAGGACCCCAAGAACTCCTTCCCAGGGCCTTTCGGCCACGCTGTGGAGAACCCCGAGTACCTGGCACCCCATGGCACCCCCACCCCTGGCCCCTTCAGCCAGGCCTTCGACAACCCCTACTACTGGAACCAGGACCCCGCCAAGGGTGGTGGCCCCGAGGGTGGCCCCGGCACGACGCCCACGGCCGAGAACCCCGAGTACCTCGGCCTGGCCGGCCCCGACACCACGGCCGTGTAA
- the GRB7 gene encoding growth factor receptor-bound protein 7: MEGGAQQSSLWEPPEQDGGPGERDGGEGPPEVRRSQPLFIHGSSRQLPQEEPRASSLPSIPNPFPELCSPSNSPILSSPALGQGPPREGTSHLVKVFGEDGACRSLEASAGTTARQLCETLVRRTRALHDHSWALVELHQHLALERCLEDHESVVEVQSSWAPGADSRFVFRKNFAKYELFKSNAQLLFPEVMVSSCLEANKSMAHSELIQNFLNSGSCPEVQGFLHLREAGRKVWKRFHFSLRRSGLYYSTKGTSKDPRHLQYFADLTESNIYYVTQGKKLYGTPTEFGFCIKPHKARSGAKGLKLLCSEDEQSRSCWMAAFRLFKYGMQLYRNYQQAQARLSQPPWIGPTPLRSVSDNALVAMDFSGCTGRVIENPSEVLTVALEEAQAWRKKTTHRYSLPAACHSSPLSAAIHRTQPWFHGRISREDTQQLMGRQGLVDGVFLVRESQRNPKGFVLSLCHLQRIKHYLILPSEEEGRLYFTMDDGQTRFADLIQLVEFHQINRGILPCKLRHYCTCVAL; the protein is encoded by the exons ATGGAGGGGggggctcagcagagcagcctctgggagCCCCCCGAGCAGGATGGGGGTCCTGGTGAGAGGGATGGGGGCGAGGGGCCGCCCGAGGTCAGGCGCTCCCAGCCCCTCTTCATCCACGGCAGCAG ccgGCAGCTGCCACAGGAGGAGCCACGAGCGTCGTCGCTGCCCAGCATCCCCAACCCCTTCCCcgagctctgcagcccctccaaCTCACCCATCCTGAGCAGCCCggccctgggacagggacccccccgCGAGGGCACCTCCCAT CTGGTGAAGGTGTTCGGCGAGGACGGCGCGTGCCGCTCGCTGGAGGCCTCGGCGGGGACCACGGCGCGGCAGCTCTGCGAGACCCTGGTGCGCAGGACGCGGGCGCTGCACGACCACAGCTGGGCCCTGGTGGAGCTGCACCAGCACCTGGCCCTGG AGCGCTGCCTGGAGGACCACGAGTCGGTGGTGGAGGTGCAGAGCTCCTGGGCCCCGGGTGCCGACAGCCGCTTCGTGTTCCGCAAGAACTTCGCCAAGTACGAGCTCTTCAAGAGTAACGCG CAGTTGCTGTTCCCCGAGGTGATGGTGTCCAGCTGCCTGGAGGCCAACAAGAGCATGGCACACTCCGAGCTCATCCAG AATTTCCTCAactctgggagctgccctgaGGTCCAGGGCTTCCTGCATCTGCGGGAGGCCGGGCGCAAGGTCTGGAAGCGCTTCCACTTCTCCCTGCGCCGCTCGGGGCTCTACTACTCCACCAAGGGCACCTCCAAG gacccccggCACCTCCAGTACTTCGCTGACCTCACCGAGTCCAACATCTACTACGTGACGCAGGGCAAGAAGCTCTACGGGACACCCACCGAGTTCGGCTTCTGCATCAAG ccccACAAGGCGCGGAGCGGCGCGAAGGGCCTGAAGCTGCTCTGCAGCGAGGATGAGCAGAGCCGCAGCTGCTGGATGGCCGCCTTCCGGCTCTTCAAG TACGGGATGCAGCTCTACCGCAACTACCAGCAAGCGCAGGCACGACTGAGCCAACCCCCCTGGATCGGCCCCACGCCCCTG CGAAGCGTCTCGGACAATGCACTGGTGGCCATGGACTTCTCAGGGTGCACGGGCCGGGTGATCGAGAACCCCAGTGAGGTGCTGACCGTGGCCCTGGAGGAGGCACAGGCCTGGAGG AAGAAGACGACGCACCGGTACAGCCTGCCCGCAGCCTGCCACAGCTCCCCGCTCAGCGCCG CCATCCACCGCACCCAGCCCTGGTTCCACGGGCGCATCTCCCGGGAGGACACCCAGCAGCTCATGGGCCGTCAGGGCTTGGTGGACGG GGTCTTCCTGGTGCGGGAGAGCCAGCGGAACCCCAAGGGCTTcgtgctgtccctgtgccacctgcaGCGCATCAAACACTACCTCATCCTGCCG AGCGAGGAGGAGGGTCGGCTCTACTTCACCATGGACGATGGGCAGACGCGCTTCGCCGACCTTATCCAGCTCGTGGAGTTCCACCAGATCAACCGCGGCATCCTGCCCTGCAAGCTGCGGCACTACTGCACCTGCGTGGCCCTCTGA
- the ERBB2 gene encoding receptor tyrosine-protein kinase erbB-2 isoform X2, whose amino-acid sequence MKLLRPSSPESHYETLRHLYQGCQVVQGNLELTYLPADADTSFLKDIKEVQGYVLIAENQVSGLELQSLRIIRGTQLFQDRYALAVVGNAGPTGTPGLRQLGMRHLTEILKGGVRIERNPELCFQETILWSDIFHRHNEFRAEIQVESARTRSCPDCRALCAEGHCWGEGKQDCQTLTNSICHGCPRCKGTKPTDCCHEQCAAGCTGPKHSDCLACLNFNRSGICELHCPPLVVYNSDTFESMPNPDGRYTFGASCVSQCPYNYLATEVGSCTLVCPQNSQEVTVNNVQKCEKCSKPCPEVCYGLGVDFLKGVRAVNASNIQHFSGCTKIFGSLAFLPETFAGDPSTNTPPLDPKLLRIFESLEELTGFLYIAAWPPDMKDLGVFQNLRVIRGRVLHNGAYSLTLRDLAVQALGLRALQEISSGMVLVHHNPQLCFLQKVPWHSIFRNPRQRLFQTHNKPPEQCESEGLVCFHLCAQGHCWGPGPTQCVACERFLRGQECVASCNLLDGAVREHANGTRCLPCHPECQPQNGTETCFGSDPDQCVACAHYKDAQQCVRRCPSGVKADASFVPVWKYPDEFGVCQLCPTNCTHSCTIRDEDGCPVDQKPSQVTSIIAGVVGALLVIVLLLITVICVKRRRQQERKHTMRRLLQETELVEPLTPSGALPNQAQMRILKETELKKVKVLGSGAFGTVYKGIWIPDGESVKIPVAIKVLRENTSPKANKEILDEAYVMAGVGSPYVSRLLGICLTSTVQLVTQLMPYGCLLDYVRENKDHIGSQDLLNWCVQIAKGMSYLEEVRLVHRDLAARNVLVKSPNHVKITDFGLARLLDIDETEYHADGGKVPIKWMALESILRRRFTHQSDVWSYGVTVWELMTFGAKPYDGIPAREIPDLLEKGERLPQPPICTIDVYMIMVKCWMIDSECRPKFRELVTEFSRMARDPQRFVVIQNDLVGLPGSMDSTFYRALLDEEDMDDLVDAEEYLVPHHGFFSTDTSTTYRSRISSMRSTAESPAKVEEGEGLASFPFPAQGLAEGPEGPVPEVPDGDKVALQSPPGREPAALPRYSEDPTGLTAKDGEDPECFTVPAPHSTMPEYVNQAEERPPRAPPSPPDKPKGHQGKNGLIKDPKNSFPGPFGHAVENPEYLAPHGTPTPGPFSQAFDNPYYWNQDPAKGGGPEGGPGTTPTAENPEYLGLAGPDTTAV is encoded by the exons ATGAAGCTGCTGCGTCCCTCCAGCCCCGAGAGCCACTACGAGACCCTGCGGCACCTCTACCAGGGCTGCCAGGTAGTCCAGGGCAACCTGGAGCTCACCTACCTGCCCGCCGACGCCGACACCTCCTTCCTCAAG GACATCAAGGAGGTGCAGGGGTACGTGCTGATCGCGGAGAACCAAGTGAgcgggctggagctgcagagcctgcgCATCATCCGCGGCACGCAGCTCTTCCAGGACCGCTACGCCCTGGCTGTGGTGGGCAACGCCGGCCCCACCGGCACGCCGGGGCTGCGCCAGCTCGGCATGAGGCACCTCACAG AGATCCTGAAGGGAGGGGTGCGCATCGAGAGGAACCCCGAGCTGTGTTTCCAGGAGACCATCCTCTGGAGCGACATCTTCCACCGGCACAACGAGTTCCGTGCCGAGATCCAGGTGGAGAGCGCCCGCACCCGCAGCT GTCCCGACTGCCGGGCGCTCTGTGCCgaggggcactgctggggcgAGGGCAAACAGGACTGCCAGACAT tgaccaACAGCATCTGCCACGGCTGCCCACGCTGCAAGGGCACGAAGCCCACGGACTGTTGCCACGAGCAGTGCGCCGCCGGCTGCACCGGCCCCAAGCACTCCGACTGCCTG gcaTGCCTGAACTTCAACCGGAGCGGGATCTGCGAGCTGCACTGCCCCCCACTCGTCGTCTACAACTCGGACACCTTCGAGTCGATGCCCAACCCTGACGGGCGCTACACCTTTGGTGCCAGCTGTGTCAGCCAGTGTCCCT ACAACTACCTCGCCACGGAGGTGGGGTCCTGCACCCTCGTGTGCCCCCAGAACAGCCAGGAGGTCACGGTCAACAACGTCCAGAAGTGTGAGAAGTGCAGCAAACCCTGCCCGGAGG TGTGCTACGGGCTGGGAGTGGATTTCCTGAAGGGCGTCCGTGCCGTGAACGCCTCCAACATCCAGCACTTCTCCGGCTGCACCAAGATTTTTGGGAGCCTGGCTTTCCTGCCCGAGACCTTCGCTGG GGACCCCAGCACCAACACCCCACCCCTGGACCCCAAACTGCTGCGGATCTTCGagagcctggaggagctgacGG GCTTCCTCTACATCGCGGCCTGGCCACCTGACATGAAGGACCTGGGAGTCTTCCAAAACCTGCGCGTGATCCGGGGCCGGGTGCTGCACAA CGGCGCCTACTCACTGACGCTGCGGGACCTGGCGGTGCAGGCGCTGGGGCTTCGGGCCCTGCAGGAGATCAGCAGCGGGATGGTGCTGGTGCACCACaacccccagctctgcttcctccagaaggtgccctggcacagcatcTTCCGCAACCCCCGCCAGCGCCTCTTCCAGACCCACAACAAGCCCCCCGAGCAGTGCG AGAGCGAGGGGCTGGTTTGTTTCCACCTctgtgcccaggggcactgctggggcccCGGCCCCACCCAGTGCGTGGCCTGCGAGCGGTTCCTGCGCGGCCAGGAGTGCGTGGCCTCCTGCAACCTCCTGGATGG AGCCGTCCGGGAACACGCCAACGGGACGCGGTGCCTGCCGTGCCACCCCGAGTGCCAGCCCCAGAACGGCACCGAGACCTGCTTCGGATCG GATCCAGACCAGTGCGTGGCCTGTGCCCACTACAAGGATGCCCAGCAGTGTGTGCGGCGCTGCCCCAGCGGCGTCAAGGCCGACGCCTCCTTCGTGCCCGTCTGGAAATACCCGGACGAATTCGGCgtgtgccagctctgccccaccAACTGCACCCACTC gtgcaCGATCCGGGATGAGGACGGGTGTCCCGTGGACCAGAAGCCAAG CCAGGTGACGTCCATCATCGCCGGCGTGGTGGGGGCTCTGCTGGTCATCGTCCTGCTCCTCATCACCGTCATCTGTGTCAAGCGCCGGCGGCAGCAGGAGCGCAAGCACACGATGCGGCGGCTGCTGCAGGAAACCGAG CTGGTGGAGCCACTGACGCCCAGCGGGGCCCTCCCCAACCAAGCCCAGATGAGGATCCTCAAGGAGACGGAGCTCAAGAAAGTGAAAGTTTTGGGTTCTGGTGCTTTTGGCACCGTCTATAAG GGCATCTGGATCCCCGATGGGGAGAGCGTGAAGATCCCAGTGGCCATCAAAGTCTTGCGGGAGAACACATCACCCAAAGCCAACAAGGAGATCCTGGAC GAGGCCTATGTGATGGCAGGGGTGGGCAGCCCCTACGTGTCCCGACTGCTGGGCATCTGCCTGACGTCCACGGTGCAGCTGGTGACGCAGCTGATGCCCTACGGCTGCCTCCTGGACTACGTGCGGGAGAACAAGGACCACATCGGCTCCCAGGACCTGCTCAACTGGTGTGTGCAGATCGCCAAG gggatGAGCTACCTGGAGGAGGTGAGACTGGTGCACCGGGACTTGGCCGCTCGCAATGTCCTCGTCAAGAGCCCCAACCACGTCAAGATCACCGACTTTGGGCTGGCCCGGCTGCTCGACATCGACGAGACCGAGTACCACGCTGATGGTGGCAAG GTCCCCATCAAGTGGATGGCGCTGGAGTCCATCCTCCGCCGGCGCTTCACGCACCAGAGCGATGTCTGGAGTTACG GTGTCACCGTGTGGGAGCTGATGACGTTTGGGGCAAAGCCGTACGACGGGATCCCCGCGCGGGAGATCCCGGACCTGCTGGAGAAGGGCGAGCGGCTGCCGCAGCCGCCCATCTGCACCATCGACGTCTACATGATCATGGTGAAAT gctggatgATTGACTCCGAGTGCCGGCCCAAGTTCCGGGAGCTGGTCACCGAGTTCTCCCGCATGGCCCGCGACCCCCAGCGCTTCGTGGTCATCCAG aACGACCTGGTGGGGCTGCCCGGCTCCATGGACAGCACCTTCTACCGAGCGCTGCTGGATGAGGAGGACATGGACGACCTGGTGGACGCCGAGGAGTACCTGGTGCCTCACCACGGCTTCTTCAGCACCGACACCTCCACCACCTACCGCAGCCGCATCTCCTCCATGCGG AGCACGGCGGAGTCTCCAGCCAAGGTGGAAGAGGGCGAGGGCTTGgcctccttccccttccccgcCCAGGGCCTGGCAGAGGGCCCAGAGGGCCCTGTCCCAGAGGTGCCAGATGGGGACAAGgtggccctgcagagccccccaGGGCGGGAGCCCGCCGCCCTGCCCCGGTACAGCGAGGATCCCACCGGGTTGACGGCCAAGGACGGAGAGGACCCCGAGTGCTTCACCGTCCCAGCCCCCCACAGCACCATGCCAG AGTACGTGAACCAGGCTGAGGAACGTCCGCCCCGGGCCCCCCCATCCCCGCCTGACAAGCCCAAGGGGCACCAGGGGAAGAACGGGCTCATCAAGGACCCCAAGAACTCCTTCCCAGGGCCTTTCGGCCACGCTGTGGAGAACCCCGAGTACCTGGCACCCCATGGCACCCCCACCCCTGGCCCCTTCAGCCAGGCCTTCGACAACCCCTACTACTGGAACCAGGACCCCGCCAAGGGTGGTGGCCCCGAGGGTGGCCCCGGCACGACGCCCACGGCCGAGAACCCCGAGTACCTCGGCCTGGCCGGCCCCGACACCACGGCCGTGTAA
- the LOC128800071 gene encoding retinol dehydrogenase 8-like, translated as MAPKTVLITGCSSGIGLALAVRLARDKQRRFRVIATMRNTGRSGALAAAAGPVLGRTLEIKQLDVCDEGSIRACLDSIPGRHIDILVSNAGVGMAGPLECQSLAAMQSLMDTNFFGLVRLVKEVLPDMKRRRGGHIVVISSIMGLQGIVFNDIYSASKFAVEGFCESLVVQALRFNVAISLVEPGPVMTEFETKLYEEAERADYSRTDPETAEIFTNVYLRNSRDVFTSLGQTPEDIAEHTLRVIEAARPPFRHQTNVAYTPMAALKHADPSGALITDAFYKLVFKYDAVLRFGLRAIRLLRWKAQKVKAGARLLGFK; from the exons ATGGCTCCCAAGACGGTGCTGATCACCGGCTGCTCCTCCGGCATCGGGCTGGCGCTGGCCGTGCGGCTGGCGAGGGACAAGCAGCGCCGCTTCCGAG TCATCGCCACCATGAGGAACACGGGCAGGAGCGGGGCgctggcggcggccgcggggccggtgCTGGGCCGGACGCTGGAGATCAAACAGCTGGACGTGTGTGACGAGGGCTCCATCCGCGCCTGCCTCGACAGCATCCCCGGGCGCCACATCGATATCCTGG TCAGCAATGCCGGGGTGGGCATGGCGGGACCCCTGGAGTGCCAGAGCCTGGCGGCCATGCAGAGCCTCATGGACACCAACTTCTTCGGCCTCGTCCGCCTGGTCAAGGAGGTGCTGCCCGACATGAAGCGGCGCCGCGGGGGCCACATCGTTGTTATCAGCAGCATCATGGGCCTGCAGG GCATCGTCTTCAACGACATCTACTCGGCCTCCAAGTTCGCGGTGGAGGGTTTCTGCGAGAGCCTGGTGGTGCAGGCGCTGCGCTTCAACGTGGC gATCAGCCTGGTGGAGCCGGGGCCGGTGATGACGGAATTCGAGACGAAGTTGTACGAGGAGGCCGAACGCGCCGACTACTCACGGACCGACCCCGAGACGGCCGAAATCTTCACCAACGTCTACCTGAGGAACTCCAGGGATGTGTTCACCAGCCTGGGCCAGACCCCCGAGGACATCGCAGAG CACACCCTGCGGGTGATCGAGGCGGCGCGGCCGCCGTTCCGGCACCAGACCAACGTGGCGTACACGCCGATGGCCGCGCTCAAACACGCCGACCCCAGCGGCGCCCTCATCACCGACGCCTTCTACAAGCTGGTGTTCAAGTACGACGCCGTGCTGCGCTTCGGCCTCCGCGCCATCCGCCTGCTCCGCTGGAAGGCACAGAAGGTCAAGGCGGGCGCGCGGCTCCTGGGCTTCAAATAA
- the MIEN1 gene encoding migration and invasion enhancer 1, which yields MASSGSRSQLHLTALASGPGRPRREPGAREPPWEPPPAPPRAGTAPPGSPPTPGASAHAVPPCPGTGRGRSAAPLRYRLRSDPRRERGCATGPPPARGTRSFWVPRGSPGSRQASRRSRSRRDERRGGAERPEVARHVTAPGSGGAAAPGAMSSGAGDGNGDGAESGAERRVRIVVEYCEPCGFEATYQELASAVRDEYSDIEIESRLGGTGAFEIEINGQLVFSKLENGGFPYEKDLIEAIRRARNGEPLEKITNSRPPCVIL from the exons ATGGCCAG TTCTGGCAGCCGCTCCCAGCTCCACCTCACCGCCCTGGCATCCGGGCCCGGgcggccgcgccgggagccGGGGGCGAGGGAGCCGCCGTGGGAACCGCCGCCAGCCCCCCCCCGCGCTGGCACGGCCCCCCCCGGGTCCCCACCCACGCCCGGTGCCAGCGCCCACGCGGTGCCACCGTGCCCGGGCACCGGTCGCGGCCGGagcgcggccccgctccggtACCGGCTCCGGAGCGACCCGCGGAGGGAGCGGGGATGTGCCACGGGCCCCCCCCCGGCACGTGGCACAC GGTCATTTTGGGTCCCCCGGGGGTCACCGGGGTCACGGCAGGCCTCCCGGAGGTCTCGGAGCAGACGAGACGAGCGGCGCGGCGGTGCAGAGCGGCCGGAAGTGGCGCGTCACGTGACCGCACCCGGaagcggcggcgcggcggcaCCGGGGGCCATGAGCAGCGGGGCCGGGGACGGGAACGGGGACGGGGCCGAGAGTGGGGCCGAGCGGCGGGTCCGCATCGTGGTGGAGTACTG cgaGCCCTGCGGCTTCGAGGCCACGTACCAGGAGCTGGCGAGCGCCGTGCGGGACGAGTACTCCGACATCGAGATCGAGTCACGCCTGGGGGGCACCG GTGCCTTCGAGATCGAGATCAACGGGCAGCTGGTCTTCTCCAAGCTGGAGAACGGGGGCTTTCCCTACGAGAAGGAC CTGATCGAGGCCATCCGCAGAGCCCGCAATGGGGAGCCCCTGGAGAAAATCACCAACAGCCGCCCCCCCTGCGTCATCCTGTAg